Genomic segment of Populus trichocarpa isolate Nisqually-1 chromosome 12, P.trichocarpa_v4.1, whole genome shotgun sequence:
GGATAAAAATCTTGACATAAAAGATAGCCTTGTACTAAAGAACCAAAGGTATTGTAAAAGAACTTGGATCCATTGTTTATAGTGAAACAAGAACCTAAAGTATGCGAAGATGCCACAAGGTCAGTTGTACCTTGATAAGTTAGTTGTTGATCTTTGTCCCAACAAAAAATGTGATTTGCACTaagtaaaaatctaaattattcaataataaaaggtTGTCAATTAAAGATTCTCGTAAAATTAGAAAACTCcaaaaaataagttgttaaaTATACGTGTGATATGAGAAAAAGAATCTTCTCTAAATAAAAAGTCtacaaatcaaaagataaaattcgTATTGCATTTGTTGATCTGTATCGTAAGACCTTCCTGAATTtcgattgacttgaaatttaaactcaatatagaaaaatatgtatgaaataaaattctAGCCCGATCAATGgtcaaattaagaattattctCAATAGAGTAAAACTAGACAGTAGACATAAATACACTAGAATCTGAAttttctcattcaaccttttcttGGATCATATCATTATATCTCTCTTTaagatgattcgtcctcgaATCACCAATAAGTACTTTAAGACCTCTTATTTAAGCATTCAAagcttttttcttgtaaacacTTGCCTCCAACAACTTTGTATAAAAGTAGCAGTCatcctttttcatcttttatctttttggcATTGTtgctactctctctctctctctctcttgatgAATACTTGACACAAGTAGAAAAATGAGATGAAAGACAAGCAagatatgatataaaaacactataaaatagGAATTCTGATCCAAAATCTTAAATCTGAAACTATAGGTATCCAACTGATCTTAATGAGACTAAACTTGAAAACCTCAATTTACCTTGTTACTTGAATGAATCAGCCCTTATAATACTTGAAATTGTGatcttttttatctcttttttttttgccctaaATAGATATTCTTGAAAGAATTAAATgttgatacttttttttatcaagggaTCCTTAATGTAAAACTAGACAATAAcgaaaaagagaaaacaaaactaacTGAAAAGAACTATAACCAAATCAGACTCAGaacaagataaaaagaaaaacaagaaaaagatatacccagaaacaaatttaaacaactaaaacaaagaGGATATAACCTAATTTTCAGAGCCTAACTctaataccaactgatgcgaaccttaTGGATATAAATATTCAGAAACCCACAATGAAGTAGATAAACAACAAAATTCAGGTTTGGATAGAAACCTTGACCTAAAAATAACCTTGTACCGAAGAACCAAATGTATTGGAAAAGAATTCAGACCTGTTGTTTATAGTGAAACAAGAACCCGAAGTATGTGAAGATGCCACAAGAtcagttataccttgataagttaGTTGTTGCTCTTTGTCTTAGCAAAGAACGTGATTTGCACTGAGCAAAAACCTgaattattcaataataaaaggtTGCCTGTTAAAAATCCTTGTAGAACCaaaaaacttccaaaaataAGATGTTCAATATCCTTGGATTTCGAGGGAAAAATCCTCTCTAATAGGAAGTCTAAAGTCAAAAggtaacaaataacaaaatccaTATTGCATCTATTGACCTGTATCACAAGACCTTTTCAAAATCCaattgatctgaaattttaactcaatatagaaaaatatgtcTGGAAACTCCTGATAAAATTTcagcgtgatccaacggttaTATTGAGAGTTATGCTTAATATAGTAAAACTGGACCATAAACACAATTATACTAGAatccaaattttcttatttcaccTTTTCTTAGATCTTATCACAATTTCAAGTCAGCAAGGGTAACAAGATAATTGAAGGTGAATCGATTGAGTAATATGTAGTCATTTCATGGTGTTTCATCAGCAACAGATGGGAGCTCACATAGAAGTCTGCTTCACTGTAGGAACAGGACAGGAACACACCACGAGTCAGCTAAATGAGTTCTATAATCTGGCTTAATTTTTATTGGCACCCTCTGTCATGTTTAAAATCATTTGTGAACCTAGTTATAGGTTAATTCTAGAAAATCTTTTATCCTGTAGGGATTGCAAACATCATCGGTATGCTTCACACTCAGCCCACTTGACTATGTTTGTTATTGCGGCCAGCTGTGCAGTTAGTCGCAATAACACACGCACACTTAGCTGCATTATCTCTCAGCCGTAACCTAGCTGTGCCGGTGAAAGTCTGAGGTGCCTTGGGGAGAAACATCAACAATGAAACAACACCCTACGTCAAGCCATTTGCTGAAACATAATTAATGGTTCCAAATGAGTCGAATTTGAACCGAAGTGGTAGGGAAGAATCACAGATAACTGTGCACAAAGATGGAAGGGTATCAGTGGTGggaatgtttcttttcttttctgcacTGTCAAGTGTTGGGTTTATTGAGTGTGGAGTTACAGAGAGCAAAACCTGGTATTCTTATTGGACACTCATAGCTGAATTCACTGTTTTTTACATATGTAGTTGTGGTCCAAGAGGAACTCAATTGATCACATTTGACTTCCATATTTAAGAAGTCTATTGAgctgtttttctaaaaaataggTGTTAAATTTTTGGAAAACTGGGTTCGACAGGCATAAATACAATCTGGCTTTGCTTGTTCTGAAAATCTGTTAACAAAGTTTAACATTAAACGACCAAAAACAGCGATCCTCCAATCAGTATTGCAGGCTGATACGGGGCTAAAAGCTAGTCATTTCTGTATCAGAGTAAAACATGCCTGTTCTAGGATTAGCTTCTTCATATAATAAATACAGCCTTGACCGTAAATCTTATCCTCTTTGCTTCTTGTTGATGGCGTTATCTATCTTCATTTGTAGGGCATTATTTCTTGTTATCCTAtttctttcatgattttctATCTTCTCAAGCAAAACATTCCTTCGATTATCTGATTGGCACTGAATTCAGTGCCTTTATGTCGAGTTGGAACCTCTTGTTTAAGCAAAAGCTTTTGCTATCATAGGCTGCCTTTGGCCCAAAAGGGCTATCAGTGGATCAGAGTTTATCCAATCATCTTCCACGCAATACTCTCAGATAAAAAACTCTTTATATTGAAACTAGTGTGGAAGTATTCCTCTTCATGCACTATTGAACAAGGGTACTGCCATATTTTGCTGCTGTGGAAGATTGTCAACTTACCATGTTGTAACTGCAGTCATTGTCACAGCACAATTTGCATTATGAACAGCACGggtaaatttaacattttttttttaatcaatagtGATGTGATTTTGGTATTGCCAGAACAGACATTTTGAGAGTTATTCTACAGAAGAAAAGTTTGTACACTGAGAACACTCTATTCAATCAGATAAAAGAAACAgggaaaacagaaacaaaaagcTGTTCCATTTCTGACCCTTTTATTGGTCCCAGCTAACAGCAATACAGCATAActattaaatttcattgaagATGAATGTCCATTCAATCTTTAGATTTGCCTATGCTTCGCATCCAatgagaaattttgtttccAAGTATTACTGTGCATGCTCAAGTGCGGGCAgaaattttgtatttcaatcttCATTGCCAGGTTTTGGATTTAAGAACACCCTTTCATTGTGTTTCCACCTGTGTGAATTCAGTCAGAAATCTCTCTGGAGATAATGTTTCCAACAATAGGTTTTAAATTCATCATGAAACTGTATCCTCTATTTGCTCCATTACTATTGTTTTGTGAAAATATTACCATTTGAATGAAGACACAAGGAAAAGAAACAGTGATTCTGAAATGATAAATCATATCACTGTATATTTAATCCTTTATTAATTGAGAAATATTAACTAAAGATGCTTTCATTTGGCCAGCACTGCCCTGTATACCAGTACTCTCCAAGCCTGCATTATAACATCCAAATTGACAGCTTGCTTGTGCTTTGAATTCTTTCATAAGTGAGGATAAGCAACAATAGTTGAATTTAATCTGAAAATATGAGgttcaaaactgaaaaaagtGGGAGAGAATTAAGCAGGAAGAAGGTCACCTCAACTTTTGAAGTTCAATACTTCAATGAACCTACAAAATAACTTCGAAATGAAAAATtccaactcctttttttttcggGTCTTCTAATTCCACAATTAATGATAACGATAGAAGTTGACCACTACCTAGGTatacattatttatttgaaaagaaagaaaaagactaaTTGGTAAACTCCTGCAAAGCTTCTTGGTGGTGAGAATGGGATCTACTACCTGATTTTCTCACTTTTGATCAACACGGGGAATGGTTCATGTTTTGAATGGGTTGGAAGCAATGGGGCACCTTGAAAAAACACAGAAGAAATGGTCTTCTTATCCTCGGACTCGGACACTGCATAATTCTCAACAACCCTGAAGGAAGCTACCATGAAGCCCCCTGGCATTATTGATAGTCCCTACATATGTCCGTCCGTTATCCGTCTATATTTCTTTCATGTATTAGGCATGTTGAAGCTCAAGTAATTTTTAGCTAGAGCAGTGAATGTTCTAGGCCAAAATAGTgaaagtgcttttcatttacAGTTTGTTTTTACGACAAGAATGATTTGATTTCGGACTTCATAGAGTTGAAATGTGGGATCCATTGTTGATAGGTACGCCTTTATGAGAGGAAAATTAAGCTTGTAACGCATTGAAGGGTGACATCATATTCCTACCTAATACTTGGACGGAAAAgcttggggggggggggcgggaTGTATGATGGGAACTAAGCAACATACATGGGAGGTAACAGTTAGTCTAGTGATAAGGTTTACggctaaaaaattcaaagaagtttttaatggaataagtaataaataacaAGTTTTAATTAATCTGATTCAGGATTCAAGAAAGGCTTATTGCACAAGGATTGAGATGAGAAGATTCAAATCGGATAATTTAATCTTTCGCTACTATTTTGATTATAACTAAAGCTATAAGTTGAATTTGGATGTGATTGTAGTTGGACTAAAAACTTGATTTCTATATCTTTTCAATGATTCATGACCCGctttttaattcattaagacGAGGGATAACTATTTGTTTGAAGTTGAGTTTTGATACTGCCAGCAGATTACGAGAAAAACCaccattgttttattttaattagttgggctattgaACTATCTTTGTTTTGTACGACACTTGTTTAAGTTTcagacttatttattttatttattttaattattttggtctagttttagcttggtttgtgtattatttaaattggatttATATATGTCCCATTAGAAAAATTAGAGTTACTTAGCTTTATATTATAAGTACTCTTTGTGAAGAATATTTCTATAACAGACTTTTttgtagaataaaaatattatctctcttggtttttggttgaatttttaactttttaaaggaattgatcaatttttattagtgattttatactttttttttgttcatcttcATGTGTAGATATTGTGATTAGATAGTTTATAATCTTGTAATTTTTCACTATAATAAGTTAAATTTCATActcaaacttggattagatagaTTTAAGTTCTGCTGGGTAGTGTCGGTTGCTCCTCACATGACATCCCACTTAATGGTTTGTCTTTCAATATCAGATTTCAGCACCTGAGGTGGTAATTAAGGCTGCGTGGAAATCTGGATAGAAATTAGACCTTAGGTTTTAACTATCATGCTGTCTTAACAAGATGCCATCGTTTTAAGAGGTGTCATAGGGCACAAGACAAGCTTTACAAAACAAGAGTCACTGGGCTGAAAGTGCACGCTCACTTGAGGTAATCCGGCGTTTCAGAGATGATTGATGTATTACCATTCTCTGTTTTCCTTGATAAAATCACTGATTCAAACCGTTTCAAATTGGGAGGTTTTGTTTCCTCTTGAATTCATTGTAAATGGTGTGTTGCTTGAGAAATAAGAAACTGATGATGTCAATTAGAGAGCTCTAATCACTATTACATGAAACTGACTAAGTAAGGAAGGAATAGGATTCTAATTTCATCCCACTTATAGGGAAGTTTTTAGATGGTAGTATGAAGCTAACGCAAACAAAAAACTCAGAAAAAGTTCAAAGGCATCTTATCAtgtgtttttggttttcaagCCCAGGGCTTGAAACATTGCCTTTCTCCTTAATCCcacaagaagataaaaacacaACCTAACCAAACCAAGAGACATCTCTCAAATCAATCTGTgcattaataaaacaaagacataaaaaaagttGCCTTTGAATAAACTAGAAGAGACTCCCTCTAACGAAGAGAGACCAAAAAAGACAACAGAATGTGACAAGCCTTGAAAGAAGGTTACCTGTTCTTCTGTCTCCTAAGCTTGTGACAGGGTGATATGCATGAACAATGAGCATTCCCAAGAACGTGATCCTTCCATCCCTTCCAATCCCTCattgacattattatatttgttttgtacAATTCACTTAACTAGCTCTCTCAGTTCCTGACCTCAATTATTTCTCCCTAGTCCTTGCTAGCTTCCAACAAACTTTAACTCAAGTACTACAAGACTTGAGATCAGCAAAAACCAAAAGAGCCCCCCGAATTATAATTTAGAAGATAACATCATATCATTAGTTGAAGGGTAAAAATAATCACTTTctgctcttcttctcctttccaTTGCGCAAAAAGGATCCCAAACCAAAAAGATTTGCAGTTCCTTTGTAAATGTAAGGTGGTGGCAAATTAAACACAGGACTAATCTTACCATAAGACCCTGCCTTCTTCAATGGAGGCTTTTGTGGTAATGAATAAACAAAACTAGACTCCGAAGACGATGATGATGGATATGGTTCTGACTTTGCCATGACAGCTGATTGTTGCTTCTGTGAATTGTTCTTGCGCATATCCTTCAATGTTGTTCTCTTTGCATATGGCACAGAACCAGTTGAGCTGCTCCGTGATAAAAGTGGTAATGAGCAAAGGCTTCTCTTGATATCACTGTTGAGACTACTACTTCTCTTGAATCCCCAGAAAGACTTGGACTGAGGCTTTTCCTTCAACTGATCAGAATTCACAACCATCAATTCCCTCATGCTATCTTTAGTTAAATTGCCATTAGTAGAAGGAAATGGAAGAGGAGGAAGGGAATCTTTTCGTGGAGATTCATATTTATGTATTTGCTTTGAGGCAGTAATTCTTTCTGGAATTTGAACTGGCAGGATCATGCCATCTGCGAAAAGCTCGTCTGCCGGAGACGATTCATGGCCTAAACTACTGCAAATACTGAACTCAAAATCAGAATTTGAGTCCAATAATTTTATGTCCCTTCTTGACACTTGCTCAATTTCTCTGTCATGTCCAAGACCATTAGAGAATGATATTCGAGGGCTTGTTTCCGAGCACATATTGGTTACCTCGGTTTCAGATTCTTACTAACATGTCAAAGACAATGGAATCAAAGAGAGCGATTTTAGGAGCAAAGAGTGGATGTTAAGGggaaacaaaattcaagaatGAGAGCAGATGTtgtaagagaagagagaaaaaaaaaggtaacgaaaaaaagagaaagattcaAAGACGGTGGCTATGAGAAGAACACATGATGTTGAACATTGACAATATTGTATGGTTGGACCAGGAAGTCAAAAAAGAGAGATACAGAAAATTGGACGTCAGAGTTTCGAAGAAAAAACAGACAGGACAAGACAAGAGATCACTGCAGCTTTTTTGGAGGTCTGAGGATGAAAGTGTATCTAGAAAAATCCAAGGATCCTACAGAGGAAGCATGCTCTGCTCTTCTCTGAAATGGAGCAGAGCAGGCTGCAGAGAAAAGTTGTATGCTACTGTTTAGATAAAAGGAAGGAGGGAGCATGAGTAAAATAGAGAGGTGGCCTGAGAAAcaggaagagaagagaaataatAAGCTACTTGAAGGTGAagagaaaaagcaaaaagaaaaatgttgggTGAGTTTTGTGGGACATTTGGTAATTGCATAGATTTGTAAATGAAGCCCAATCACATGGGACAAATAGAAAATTGGTTTACTTCTATCTGAAGCAAAGGAAAACTGCACACAAGAATTCTTCACATAAAAACTACAATTTGCTCAAACTGACAAAAATATAGGGCGATTTTTGGATACGAAAGGGACAACAaggccatcatcatcatcattatcttcttcttcttcttctttttttatattttttttggagaatTGGAGATTAAATGAGtatttcattgttttcttttaagaaaaaatgacCTGTGTGTTAACCTTCTCACCATATAATTGACTTTTGGGCTAACATTTCAACCACTTAAAGCttcatttgttctttcaagaatCTTCCAgtttcctttatgtttttgggaaaaaattattttcaaggtGGAAGAACTCCGCTGACACATTTGCACAGTTCAGCCCTTCCTTCCTTCCActcatttttcaaataatttatttttctgtggTAGGTAATCAACTGTTTCTTCTAGATATTCTTACCTCTTGCTCCTCCCTCCACTTTCCTGTTGCTTTCCACCCTTTCTTTACCAAATGGTGAAGAAACAATAATGCTCTTCTCATCAACATTTGGTAGGTCATAATGTTTTCGTGCATTGACTCTCTCGCCCTCCCTCTTTgtatgtgtgtctatatatatatatatatatatatatatatactttgacATTTGACTAAGGTTTAATTCTCTTGGAAACTATGATGtaataagggtgtgtttggtgttatagttaaatcatgttttctttGGGAAATTACTGATATCAGGCTGATTTTGCTGTTTTCTAGTGTGTATATTGGTTTTGTTACACGAACAAACAACTCTTAAGAATCGCCATACATTTACAtgtggtgatttttttaatggaagataaataatttattattcatgaaACCCATATTTTTACCATTTATTGGTTaacacatcaatttatttttaaaaaatttcctaCAGTGTTAAGTTTGTTTGTAATTAATcagttttctttcccttttttgcATGAAATTGCAAAACCTGTTCAACTTGCTTGGTGGGCTATCTccttacttcttcttttttcattgcaAATCTGATTTGATCCAACATAAAACTCACaggtgatattattattattaacataaactGAAGAGTTAATAAAGTGTTCACctcttagtgttttttttttttttaaattgaagtggTTGGGAATTAggtttgtagtttttttatttactttctatgaaattatctcgGTCTTAAAACTCAAATCACGGGTTTATCAGGTTAATCCGGGATGACTCAGGTTGTTTGTTTTTGggtcattttcttaattgattttttttttcgatttcatcctttaacattgagatGCTTTGAAACTcggcttcattattttttattgctttctatTGAGTAATCTTGGTCTTATGACTCGAGtcacaaatttgacaaattaactcGAGATGATCCAATTCGATCTAGTATGTTGTCGtcttgatattaatttttttaatttttttctattaggttatcctgatctcttAATCCAAGTTgcaggtttgataggttaactctTGTTCACCTAGGTTGATACAACATGTCgatgtctcaatattaaaaaaaaaatattttgtccaATACGTTgacatctcaatattaaaaaaaaagatgttgtctgtaattttattttttttaagtcaaaccatgttttttactGGTTGTCTAAGTTGTCTTTGGACACGTCAAGTTGATTAGGTCATATCGGTCAACCATCACACAATTTAAtataggaattgagtttcatggtttattttggtttgtattttatCGGGTTATCATGGTCACAAAAAAGTCTCGGCATTAGATTGATGCTTAttttctagaaaagaaaaatcaactaggaattgaattttataatttattttattttttttagattattatggTCTAAAAAATAGTCTTGAAATTAGGTTGATGCtcgattttgcaaaaaaatatttgattttattgttcgTAGATGTTCTGTTTCTTTAGGTCCTtagatttcttaattattattttttttaatttttaatccataACATTgtgttaattgaaaattgagcttcataatttattttttattttaagtgtctttgttttttttttcaagataataatCAAATGTTAACTAAATAATGGATGACTTAGGTTGCACCTGGACAAATATCTCTTCAACCAACCCATATTAATatcaaggtttttatttttctacagaAGTGCAATATTTCATCTTACATGATCATGATAATAGGAATTGAAATTTGCCAATCATggaattattaatttatggttTCTGTCTATCTTGATActatatttcaattttcataaCTAAATTCTTTGAAACTCTTGGCTACCACATCCCATCTGTGTAATAAATATGCTTAGTAATACAAACAATCTGATAACATACTAATCAGATCTTGAGAAAATACAGACTATACAAACACTACATGGAATAAAGATATAGATTGAATCTTGAAGGATGTAGTTCAACTGGTCAGACTTTAGGTTTGCTAtttagaggtcaccagttcgagtctcacaaacctcagagccactggaggcttacatggtcattaatttcagggtccATGAGATTAGTTGAAGTGggtgcaagctgacccggacacccacattaaaaataaaaatgaaaagatgtaGATTGGCTTAACATTAATCCAATTAAGCATATTAAtcataaaatgatttatattttgtatcaCTATAGgtatgatttaattattatcaatataaatCTTAAGGAATTATTATCAATCGgtatgatttaattatatttcatttcttGACTTTCTGagtttaaacattaagattattatctattataatttattaaattatttttaattcatttgacCGATATTAAAGATGTATTTTaagatcttttttaaaaaatcaatttaattgatatataaactGATTAGAAAATATTCAttgtaatattatataataattataaatagaaaattttattaGGATTAGTTGGAAAACATTATTGACAGAACTTTGCTTCACAAATATGGCGCCCACAtccttttaatttgatgttattATTCATTAACTATTGAGAtctatgttttgaaaattttccttCCTActctatatatagtttataCATCCCAACTATTGAGATGTGTGGACTTTAAACACTTACTTTTCCTCACAGAGATGAGATGCAATGTTTGGGTGTGCTGAGGAAAGCCATCGAAATGCCAATTCCATTAAAATGTTAGATTATTGTAGATCTTCTCAGGATGCAATGCTAGATTATCATATATCTTTGTTAATTTGTCCttgataaaaattcagaaaGCCAGTAAAAATCAGCATCAAGATGAGCAATCCCAGAAACAAGCTTGTGTGAAAAGATGTCAGTTTTAGACTTACCAGTTAAAATCTTTTTTGCTGAATGGCAAATCGTACTTCAAAGAAATGGGTCTTGCATAAAAACTTTTATGATTTGGTTGtatgtatgaaaataaaatattttttgtttttttgaaaaggggaaattaattttaatttttttttaagatttgttttgaatttttagaaatttttttaaagaaaggttTCAGAGAAAATCGAGtatttaataccagatttgtatcgtacagtgtaaatatacaactcgatattatgcaaaattgacagaaaaatatgcgagaaaataaaaaaaaaattgaaaggacttttgaatttttgttgaaaattttcatttttatattattattattattattattattattattattattaaatataaattaggtTGGACCTTGCCCAGCAATCCGGGCTGGGCCAAAACGACTCCAACCTGACCTAGTCTGGTTGGGCCGACTGGCAGCCCAACAAACCCTTCTTCCCTTTCTTAGGATGGGCTGGACCTGACCCAACCATATGGGCTGGGCCGGAATAGGTCCAGCCCACGACCAACATGGTTACTGGCCCAGCCCAACaaccatgttaattatttttgttgttgcatgCAGAACAAATTATGCATGCTACAACTACAGAAAtaacatgaagaagaagaagaaaagagaagagagttaCCTAGGTTAGGGAGTGTTGTCGGTGGTCTGGCTGGTCGTGATGGGAGGTGACATGAGGTTGGTGGTGGCATTGGTGGAGGAGTTGACAACTGTCGTTGGTTGCTGGAGCAGAAGACAACCACGtctaagaagaagaaggagaagctACCATGGTGGTTCCTGTTGTCGTGAGGGGATTGGTTGGTGGATGAGGTTGGTTTGTGGTGGTTATGAGGTTGTGATGGCTGGAGAGATggtggggagagagagagagagatgtcaGCTGGAAAAATGGGAGAGAGgtatttttttgtcaactttACACTCGATTTTCTACTCTCTTAGGCCATGAAATCCACATTTATTTATAgggggtgaaaaaaaaaacattttgtctTTAATGGTATCAAATCTTAGCCCTTGATTCGACCTCGAAGGATTCCAAGCATTGGCTCAAAGTGGCAATCATAAACTAGAAGAGTTACTGCAAAAAAGGGTTGTCGAGTTGGCCACTTTAGAGCAGTGCCGCAACCGCTACGGCGTCAATCAGCTAGAAAGGACCATATTAGGGTGTAGTTGGATGTCAAGCCATCATTTACATGCaagttttgttaaatttgataaaGCA
This window contains:
- the LOC7486767 gene encoding uncharacterized protein LOC7486767, with the protein product MCSETSPRISFSNGLGHDREIEQVSRRDIKLLDSNSDFEFSICSSLGHESSPADELFADGMILPVQIPERITASKQIHKYESPRKDSLPPLPFPSTNGNLTKDSMRELMVVNSDQLKEKPQSKSFWGFKRSSSLNSDIKRSLCSLPLLSRSSSTGSVPYAKRTTLKDMRKNNSQKQQSAVMAKSEPYPSSSSSESSFVYSLPQKPPLKKAGSYGKISPVFNLPPPYIYKGTANLFGLGSFLRNGKEKKSRK